Genomic DNA from Rhodothermales bacterium:
TCCGACCGTTGGCGACCTCATCGGCAACGCGGAGCGCATTCTGACATTTGCGCGCCGGGCCGCAGAGCAGGGTGCCGACCTGGCGGTATTCCCGGAGTTGTGCGTAACGGGGTATCCCCCGCTGGATCTTCTGGAAAACGAGGCCTTCCTGGACCGCGCTCAGGAGACCATGCAGCGCATCGCCGCGGACGCACCCCCGGGACTCGGTCTGGTGCTGGGCGGTCCGGTCCGGAATCCGTCGCCCGTCGGCAAGCGGTTGCAGAACGTAGCGGTTCTGTTTGAAGACGGACGGGAATTGGGGCGCGCCGTAAAGGTGCTACTTCCGACCTATGACGTCTTCGATGAGTATCGCTACTTCGAACCCGGCCGGACTGCCGATCCCATCGAATTCCGAGGTGTGCGCCTGGGCCTGCACGTCTGCGAGGACATGTGGAATAACGAGGAGCAGGCGGATTACCATCTCTACGCGGCCAACCCGATTGACGAACTCGCCGAACGGGGGGTCGACGTTTTCGTGAACATCTCTGCCTCCCCCTTCTCGCACGGCAAACACGCCCGTCGCTGCGAGGTGCTTGAGGAGATCTGCCAGGAGCACGGCAAGCCCTTCGTGCTGGTCAACCAGGTCGGTGCGAACACCGAGGTGCTCTTTGACGGGGACAGTCGGGTGCACCACGCCGACGGATCGCTCGCTGCTTGCGCTCCCTCGTTCGAAGAGTCCATGGTCATCTGGGACTCCGAAGCCCCCAGCGTGCCGTGCAGCATGCCACATGACCGCATTGCAGACATGCATGATGCGCTCGTCATGGGTATTCGGGACTACGTGCGCAAGACGGGGGCATTCGAACGCGCATTGATTGGCCTGTCCGGTGGGATCGACTCCGCCGTGACTGCCGCGCTTGCGGTGGAGGCCCTTGGGGGCGATGCGGTAGATGGCATAACGATGCCGTCCCGATTCTCTTCAGGCGGCTCGGTGGAGGATTCCCGGGTGCTGGCGGAGAACCTCGGCATGCGCTTCCACGAGATTGCCATCGCCCGCGCCGTTGACGCGTTCGAATCCATGCTGGAGCCCCTGTTCGACGGCACCGAATTCGGCGTTGCGGAGGAAAACATCCAGGCGCGCTCTCGCGGCGTCACGCTGATGGCCATCTCCAACAAGTTCGGACACCTCCTGCTGACTACGGGCAACAAGAGCGAATTGTCGGTGGGTTACGCCACGCTTTACGGTGACATGAGCGGTGGGCTGGCTGTGCTGGCAGATGTCTTCAAAATGGACGTATACGCACTCGCCAGGTACATCAATCAGCGCGCAGGCCGCGAGCTTATTCCCGAAAGCACAATCACCAAGCCACCGTCCGCGGAGCTTCGACCCGATCAAAAGGACTCGGACTCACTTCCCGAATATGACGTCCTGGACGCGATCCTCGAACGCTATGTCGAGGGTCTCCAGGACGTGGATCGCATCGAAGCGGAGACCGGCTTCGACCGTGCACTCATAGAGCGTATCCTGCGCATGGTGGACCGCAATGAGTACAAACGCAGACAGGCACCGCCAGGTCTGCGGGTCTCTGCGAAAGCCTTCGGGATGGGACGCCGCCTGCCCATCGTCATGAAACCCTCCTACAGATCCGCGCCCGTCCATGATTGAGCGCCTCGCCGGCCGGCTGGTCGAAAAACGGCCCACCGAGATCGTAATCGATGTGCGGGGCGTGGGCTACGGACTGCTGATTCCCACGTCGACGTTCGAGGCGCTCTCCAAGATCGGCTCCGACACGGAAGTGTTCACACACCTGCATGTTCGGGAAGACATTCTCCAGCTGTACGGGTTCGCCTCCCGCAACGAACGCACTGTATTCCGCATCATGCTCGCCGTATCGGGAGTGGGTCCCAAGCTGGCCCTCGCCGCGCTTTCTGCCATGCGGCCCGGAGAGATCCGTCGACACGTGCTGGCGGGAGATGCCGGATTCCTGACCCGGATTCCCGGTGTCGGCAAGAAGACGGCGGAGCGGCTGGTCATCGAGTTGCGTGATCGCCTGGCCAAAGTAGATCTGGGCGATGGGACCTCCGACGACACCGACGCGGCAGAGGGTGTGAACGATGCGCTCGCGGCCCTGGAAGCGCTGGGCTTCTCCCGCTCGGCTGCCGACAAGGCGGTGCGCAGCGTGCTCAAGTCGAATCCGGAAGCAACCAGTGCGGAAGCGTTGATTCGACTGGCCTTGCGCGACCAGTAGGCAGTCCGGATCCAGCGGGTCCTGACCCCGCTTCCCGACGGGATCCGCTCCGGAGCGGGGCAGCCGTATTCCGGATCCGTTCGGCGCGCATGCCGTGGCCAAAAGATCTGTAATGGCTACGTTTCCGCATGCTCAGGCGCATGCCCTATATCCTGGCGCCGGCCATGCTGCTCGCAGGATCGGCCCTCGCCCAGATCCCTCCGCCACCGGCCGCCTGCCCGACCGGCACGGCCGTGGGCTGGCTGGAGGGCAGGGATGTGCGCGCTCCCGTGTTCAACACCGGCTCCCTATTCTGGCGTGACCAGGGTTCGCCCAACACCTACACCGACGGCGCCGGGAGGAATCAGATCCTCGCTGCGAGCCTGTGGGTTGCTGCCCAATTTGAGGGCTTCCTGTACATGGCCGGCTCCATGCTCGGGCCGCACGAGTTCTGGCCGGGGCCTCTGGACGAATTTGGCCTGCCGCCGGCTGACTGCTCGCCCTACGATCGGGTCTGGGAGATCCGGCGATCGGACATCCAGGAGTTCGAGCGAACTGGTGTAGTGACCGAACGGCTTCGGGACTGGCCTGTCTGGGCCGGCGCCCCGGTGACTGATGGCGATGGCGATCCGCACAACTATGATGTGGCGGCGGGCGACCGTCCCGCGCTGCTGGGCGACCAGATGCTGTGGTGGGTGATGAATGACCGGGCCGGGGACCATGTGGCTTCCCAGGCCACTCCCCTACAGGTACAGGTCGAGGGCAGCGCATTTTCCTTTGACCGGGAAGGGGCTCTAGGCCGCACCACGTTCTATCGCTTTCGCATCAAGCGCAGCGGTTTACTGCCGTTCAATCAAGCCCACGTCGGTCTGTTCGTCTATGGAGGCCTCGGGGACGTGTTCGACGATTACGCGGGGTCCGACACGACGGCAAACATGGGCTACTTCTACAACGCCGACAACGACGACGCGGTGTTCGGGGAATCCCCGCCTGCGGTAGGCATCGGCATCCTTCGGGGCTCCGGGCCGGACGGTGCAGCGGACGGCGGGGATACCCGTTCCCTGGACGCGCGACGCATGACCTCCATGTTCACGTTCGGCTCGGAATGCATGCGGACCTCGGTGATCGCTGGGTGCGATGCCACCTACCCACATGGTCGGGGGGTCGGCTACTACAACATGATGCGTGGGCGCTGGCCGTGGGGAGAGCCCGTCACACTGGGCCACTCTCGCCATCCGTCGCAACCTACCCCCCTTATGTATCCGGGCAGCCCGCCAGAGTATTGGAGTGAAGCCAACTGGGACGGAAATGGCTCGGCGCTGCCGCCAGGTGACCGGAAGATTGTGGTGGCGACGGGCCCGTTCACGATCGTGCCCGACCAGGAGAGCGAAGTAGTTTTTGCCATCGTTACGGCCCGAGGCCGGGACAACTTCGACTCGGTACGGGCGCTGCGCGACGACATGAGCTTCGTGCAGAGCCGAGCCGCCGTGATTCTCACCCCGCTGGGCCCCGGAGAAGACCGGTCCGTGCCCGAGACTTTTCCCTTGGCGGCGTCAGGCATCTTTCCAAATCCTGTCACCACCGAGGCATTTGTTACGCTGTCCCTGCCTGAGGCCCTGCCCGTCACGCTCGATGTGGTAGACATGCTTGGCCGGCGTGTGGCGGTACCCGTTTTCCGCACGTTCGAAGCCGGCGAACATCGGCTACGTGTCGATGCGTCGGAACTGACCAACGGTGTGTGGGCCTGGCAGCTTCGCGCCGGCCGATTTAGCACCTCAGGGACGTTTGTGGTGGCTCGTTGATGGTGGTGCGGTGAATCCCGAGGCGACCGCGGGCACTCGGGGAACCGCTTGAGGCACAGGCGTTTGGGCGGCGACCAACTCCCAGCCCATCGTCCGAATGAACCTCCGAAACATCGCCATTGTGGCCCATGTGGACCACGGCAAGACCACGCTCGTGGATGCCATGCTCTGGCAGAGCGGCACGTTCCGGCAGGGCCAGGATGTGCAGGAGCGCGTCATGGACTCCATGGATCTGGAGCGGGAGAAGGGCATCACCATCATGGCCAAGAACACGGCCGTGGTGTATGAGGGCACGCACATCAATATTGTGGACACGCCTGGTCACGCGGACTTTGGTGGTGAGGTCGAGCGCACCCTGCGCATGGTGGACGGCATCATGCTCCTGGTCGATGCGGCTGAGGGTCCCCTGCCGCAGACGCGGTTCGTGCTCTCCAAGGCGCTGGAGTTGGGTCTGCCCGCCATCGTGGTGATCAACAAGATTGATCGCGGGGACGCCCGGCCCGAAGAGGTACTGAACGAGGTCTATGACCTGTTTATCGACCTGGACGCGGACGACTCGCAGATCGAGTTTCCGGTGGTCTTTGCCGTGGCACGCGACGGAAAGTGCACCGTCAATCTTGGCGAGGAACTGACTGACCTGCGCCCGCTCTTCGATACCATCATCGACGCCGTGCCCGCACCGGTCGGAGATGCTGAAGGGTCACTCCAGGTGCTGGTCACCAACGTGCAGCCGGACAACTACCGCGGTCCGGTGGCGATTGCCCGCGTCATGCAGGGCACGCTCAAGAATCGGCAGCGCGTCAGCATGTGTCATCGAGACGGCACGTTCACCCAGGCGTCGGTGACCGCGCTGTTCGGCTACCAGGGGCTGCAGCGCGTCGAGATCGACAGCGCCGGACCGGGCGACATCGTAGCGATCGCCGGCATGTCGGGCATCGGTCTGGGCGAGAGCATCGCCGACGCCGAAGAGCCGCAGCCGCTGCCGCCGCTGCACGTGGACGAGCCGACGATGTCCATGGAGTTTCGCATCAACGACTCGCCGTTCTCCGGCCGCGAGGGCAAGTACGTCACCAGCCGCAACCTGCGCGACCGCCTGTTCAAGGAGGCGGAAACCAACCTGGCGATGCGCATCGAGGAGACCGACACGCCGGACAGCTACCTGGTCTACGGTCGCGGTGAGCTGCAGATGGCGATTCTCATCGAGCAGATGCGGCGTGAGGGTTTTGAGTTCTCGGTCGGCATGCCTCGGGTGATCACCAAGGAGATCGACGGCAAGCGCTGCGAGCCCTACGAACTCGCCCTGATCGATGTGGCCGAGGACTACATGGGCACGGTCGTGCAGAAGCTGGGCACGCGGCGCGGCGTCATGACGAAGATGGTCAATCACGGCTCGGGACGCGTGCGGCTCGAGTTCGAGATTCCAAGTCGCGGACTGATTGGTTACCGAACCGAATTCATGACGGACACCAAGGGCACGGGCATTCTGACCCACCTGTTTGACAAATTCCGGCCGTGGGCGGGCGAAATAGCCCATCGCGCGACAGGTGCCCTGATTTCGGACCGCAACGGCAAGGTCACCGGCTACGCTGCCCTGAACCTGCAGGAGCGTGGTGAGCTGTTTGTCAGTCCCGGCGATCCGGTATATGCGGGGCTGATTGTCGGCGAGAATGCGCGCGACGTGGACCTCGAGGTGAACATCACCAAGGAGAAGAAGCTGACGAACATGCGGGCGGCCTCGGCCGATGCCTTCGAGAAGCTGATCCCGGCCCGCAAAATGTCCCTGGAGGCCAGCATCGAGTTCATCCGTGATGACGAACTGCTGGAGATCACGCCGGAAAGCGTGCGTCTGCGCAAGCGCTATCTGGATCCGCACGAGCGCAAGAAGGCGGATCAGCTCCGCACCCAGGCCGCGCTGTCCTGAGTGTTCCGCGCAGAGCCTAGTCGGCCAGCACCAGAGTGCGCGTGGCCGAATGTTCGGCCGTGGTGATGCGCACCGCATACAGGCCGGCCGCGAGTCCATCGACCGGAAGACCCAGTCCGGGATGGCTTCCCGTGGCGAGGTATTCCCGCTGCATTGCCACCTGGCGGCCCATCACGTCAAAGACTTCCACGAGCACATCGCCCGGATGGGCAAGCTCGACCCGGGCACGTGCCACCCCGGAAGAGGGATTGGGATAGACGTCCAGCGTCACCGAGGCAACTGGGACGTCCGGCGATTCCGTGTTGGTGACGCCGGCGTCGTGCACCCATATTCCTGAGCCGTACGTGCCCGCATAGGCGTTGCCGCTGGCGTCGAAGGCCAGCGACGTGACCCGTCGGGCGTTCTCCATACCGCCCGTCACAGGCTGCCACGCACCGTTGCGACCAAGTCGGTACACACCGTTTCCGAATGAGCCCATGAACATGGTGCCGTCCGGATCGAAGGCGATCGCGCGGATGTCCTCGCTGCCCGAGAGACCATTCGTCATCGGGCTCCACGTCTGGCCGCCGTCTGAAGACCGCATGACGCCGAAGTAGCGGGTGCCCGCGTACAGCCGATCATCCGGGGAACGGGCGAAGACCTGCGCCTCGAAATAGGGCGTAGCCGGGCTGGTGAGACGAACCCACCCGGTTTGGCCACCTGGCCGCATGAACGAGTCGTAGGTGCCTCCTGCGAAAATGGTGCCCGCCTGATCCACACCAATCGCAATCACGTCACGTGCGGCCTGATCGGGTCCGATCAGCGGATACGACGTCCAGTTCTGACCGCGCAGGTGGTACACCCCTTCGTGGTAGCCTACAAAGAGCTCACCATTGGGGCCCGGCAGCACGTCGCGAACGGGCGGGGACCCGGGGGGGCCCAGTGCTTCCCAGGTCTCCTCCACCAGATCGTACCGGAACAGCCCGTTCAAGGTGCCGTCGAGGAGCCGACCATCCGTATCGAACGCCAGACTCTGGGCCGGCTTGACCGACTCCGCCAGGTCATCCAGCAATGTCCAGGTAGAACCCTGGTCCCGTGACAGGAAGACGCCGCCGAGTGTCGCGGCGAAGAGCCCATCGTTCGGGCCGATTGCGATATCCCGGATGGCGCTCTGCAGGCCCGTATTGGATGCTTCCCACGTCGTGCCGCGATTTCCCGTGCGCAATACGCCTCGGCCGTACGTGCCGGCGATAACCGTGGAACCGGATGCGGCGATGCCGTGCACGGTGGTGCTTGTTTGGGCGATGGGACTCCAGGTGGAGCCTTCGTCGTCAGAGCGGTAGACGTACCGAAACCCGCCGAAGTACAGGCGGCCTTGCTCATCCTCGGCCATGCCGCCCGCGCGGATCGGATCTGTCTGAGGCTGCACACACGTCCATATCCTGCCGGCATTCCGCGTGCGGAACAGCGTGCAGCCTCCACGGATGGGGCTGGTGCCGGCGTACACATCTCCGGTCGAGGTGACGAACAGCACGTCCGTATCCCAGGTAGTCATACCGCCCGATGCCCAGTCCCAACTGACACCCCGGTCGGGCGACTTGTAGACGCCTTCGGAGGTTGCGGCATACAGGACCCCGTTGTGGTCAACGGCGACGTCCCGGATGTTGAGTGTGCGATCGTCGACGCTGAATATCTGCCAGGACGATCCGGAGTTTTCCGAGCGAAGCACGCCCCGAATCGTGCCCGCATACACGGTGCCGTCCTCCGCCTGCGTAATGGCCTGCACCCATGGGTCCGGCGTGCTCATCTGCTGCCAACCGTTCGCGCCTTGCCAGCGTTTGAACACACCGCCGCCGTAGGTGGCGAGCAAAGCGGACCCGTCGGCGAGGCGAAGAACCTCGCGGGAATCGATGCCTGAGGCGGTGATCCCGTCGTTTTCCAGCGCCCAGGTCGCGCCGGCGTCATCCGAGTAGAAAAGGCCGCTTACCGTCGCCGCATAGAACCCTTCGGGCGTCGCCGCGATGCCATGCACGATCGTGCCGCCGAACGGACCTGTCGCCGGCCGCCAGTAGTCCTGCGCCGTCGCCGTGCCGGCGAGCAGAACTGATAGAAAAAGCAGGGTTTTGCGCATGGATTCGCTCCGAAAGGGCGTGACTAGCCGCATTCAGTATCGACCGTCGAAGCGCGGATTAAATCCCGGGGGGGCGGGCGGGCGGCAGTGGACTCCGGCGGGCGCCGCGGCTGCGGGGGCGGGCGGGCGCCGGCGGGCGCGCTGTGGGCGCGCGGTGGGCTGCGGCAGCCAAGGTGGAATCAACCCGCCCGTTTCCATGTGCGTCTCAGCAAGATCCGGGGAGATATGGAATAAGCCCCGATTCTCCACTCCGACGGCCGCGCGCGGCTGGCGCTTGTGGAATCGGGCCCCGATAGTCCACTTCGAGGGTTTGACGGCCGAAAAGGAGCCCGCCGCACTCGCCAGCCCGCCAGCCTCGCCAGCCCGGCCCACCGCCTAAATCAGATTGGCCTTCTCCGCAGCCTTTCGCAGCTCCTCTTCCTCAAAACGGGTAAGCCCGCTGGGGATCTTGACGACGATCTCCACAAACAGGTCACCTGTAGCTGACTCGGTCTCCACCCCTTGCTCGCGCAGTCGCAGTCGCTCCCCGGGCTGCGTGCCCTTGGGGATGTTGAGCTTCAGCTTTCGCCCATACGGCGTGCTCAACGCGCGCGATCCTCCCAGCATCGCCTCGAACACAGTCACTTCGACCTTGGTGTGCAGGTCGTTGCCGTCTCGCCGAAAGTTGCCGTCCGGGCGGACCTTGAACCGCACATAGAGCTCCCGCTGCTGGCCGGCCACCTTGCGCTTCAGCCGCACCTTATAGCCGTCTGCCACCCCTTTCGGAAACGGCACACGCACCTTGGAGCCGTCCGGAAGCGTCAGCTCGACCTTGCCGCCTTCCAGCGACTCATCGAACGTCAGAACCACCTCTGTCTCAGGCTCCACACGGCGGGCACCAGCTGCGCCATCGCCACCAAAGAACCGTCCGAAGAGATCGCCGAATCCACCAAGCGGATCCTGCTCGCCGCTGCCGGAACCAGGTCCCTCGCGCTCCATGCGCACGTACGTACCGTCCGGCGAGCGGTAGAATCGCCCGCCGTTCCCGGTGGTGAACGCGTCGCCGAACGCGGATCCAAACGGATGCTTGCGGGCTCGATCATACTGGGCCCGCTTGGCCGAATCCGACAGGGTTTCGTACGCCTCCTGGACCTCCTTGAACCGCTCCTCGGAGGAGGAGTCGCTCTGGTTGCGATCCGGGTGGTACTTCCGCGCCAGCGAGCGAAAAGCCTTCTTGATCTCATCGGCGGAAGCGGTCTCCCCCACTCCGAGAATCTTGTAGTAGTCTTTCAGTGCCGGCATTCGATGCGCGCGTCGCCTGTGGTATTATCTGACAAAACTGCCGACCAGCACGCGTTGCGCGTCCAGGAATCCTGTCAATCCCTGCATTCCTGTCAGTCGGAAGTCTCCATCCAAGACCGGGCATAAAGCGTGCCATCCGTGACCCCCATCCAGAAGGTTCTCGTCGCCAATCGCGGAGAGATTGCCGTGCGTGTGATGCGCACCTGTCGCGAACTGGGCATCAGGACCGTTGCCGTCTATAGCGAGCCGGATCAGGCGGCCATGCACGTGCGCTTTGCCGACGAGGCGTATTGCGTGGGACCCGCGCCCTCTGCGCAGTCCTACCTGCGCATGCAGCGCATTCTGGATGTTGCACTCATGACGGGCACCGATGCCATCCACCCGGGGTACGGATTTCTGAGCGAGAATGCCGAATTCGCCGAGGCCTGTCAGGAGGCAGGGGTACGCTTCATCGGTCCGCCTCCCGCTGCCATCAGGGCGATGGGA
This window encodes:
- a CDS encoding NAD+ synthase gives rise to the protein MKIALAQINPTVGDLIGNAERILTFARRAAEQGADLAVFPELCVTGYPPLDLLENEAFLDRAQETMQRIAADAPPGLGLVLGGPVRNPSPVGKRLQNVAVLFEDGRELGRAVKVLLPTYDVFDEYRYFEPGRTADPIEFRGVRLGLHVCEDMWNNEEQADYHLYAANPIDELAERGVDVFVNISASPFSHGKHARRCEVLEEICQEHGKPFVLVNQVGANTEVLFDGDSRVHHADGSLAACAPSFEESMVIWDSEAPSVPCSMPHDRIADMHDALVMGIRDYVRKTGAFERALIGLSGGIDSAVTAALAVEALGGDAVDGITMPSRFSSGGSVEDSRVLAENLGMRFHEIAIARAVDAFESMLEPLFDGTEFGVAEENIQARSRGVTLMAISNKFGHLLLTTGNKSELSVGYATLYGDMSGGLAVLADVFKMDVYALARYINQRAGRELIPESTITKPPSAELRPDQKDSDSLPEYDVLDAILERYVEGLQDVDRIEAETGFDRALIERILRMVDRNEYKRRQAPPGLRVSAKAFGMGRRLPIVMKPSYRSAPVHD
- the ruvA gene encoding Holliday junction branch migration protein RuvA, producing the protein MIERLAGRLVEKRPTEIVIDVRGVGYGLLIPTSTFEALSKIGSDTEVFTHLHVREDILQLYGFASRNERTVFRIMLAVSGVGPKLALAALSAMRPGEIRRHVLAGDAGFLTRIPGVGKKTAERLVIELRDRLAKVDLGDGTSDDTDAAEGVNDALAALEALGFSRSAADKAVRSVLKSNPEATSAEALIRLALRDQ
- the typA gene encoding translational GTPase TypA; amino-acid sequence: MNLRNIAIVAHVDHGKTTLVDAMLWQSGTFRQGQDVQERVMDSMDLEREKGITIMAKNTAVVYEGTHINIVDTPGHADFGGEVERTLRMVDGIMLLVDAAEGPLPQTRFVLSKALELGLPAIVVINKIDRGDARPEEVLNEVYDLFIDLDADDSQIEFPVVFAVARDGKCTVNLGEELTDLRPLFDTIIDAVPAPVGDAEGSLQVLVTNVQPDNYRGPVAIARVMQGTLKNRQRVSMCHRDGTFTQASVTALFGYQGLQRVEIDSAGPGDIVAIAGMSGIGLGESIADAEEPQPLPPLHVDEPTMSMEFRINDSPFSGREGKYVTSRNLRDRLFKEAETNLAMRIEETDTPDSYLVYGRGELQMAILIEQMRREGFEFSVGMPRVITKEIDGKRCEPYELALIDVAEDYMGTVVQKLGTRRGVMTKMVNHGSGRVRLEFEIPSRGLIGYRTEFMTDTKGTGILTHLFDKFRPWAGEIAHRATGALISDRNGKVTGYAALNLQERGELFVSPGDPVYAGLIVGENARDVDLEVNITKEKKLTNMRAASADAFEKLIPARKMSLEASIEFIRDDELLEITPESVRLRKRYLDPHERKKADQLRTQAALS
- a CDS encoding T9SS type A sorting domain-containing protein; translated protein: MRKTLLFLSVLLAGTATAQDYWRPATGPFGGTIVHGIAATPEGFYAATVSGLFYSDDAGATWALENDGITASGIDSREVLRLADGSALLATYGGGVFKRWQGANGWQQMSTPDPWVQAITQAEDGTVYAGTIRGVLRSENSGSSWQIFSVDDRTLNIRDVAVDHNGVLYAATSEGVYKSPDRGVSWDWASGGMTTWDTDVLFVTSTGDVYAGTSPIRGGCTLFRTRNAGRIWTCVQPQTDPIRAGGMAEDEQGRLYFGGFRYVYRSDDEGSTWSPIAQTSTTVHGIAASGSTVIAGTYGRGVLRTGNRGTTWEASNTGLQSAIRDIAIGPNDGLFAATLGGVFLSRDQGSTWTLLDDLAESVKPAQSLAFDTDGRLLDGTLNGLFRYDLVEETWEALGPPGSPPVRDVLPGPNGELFVGYHEGVYHLRGQNWTSYPLIGPDQAARDVIAIGVDQAGTIFAGGTYDSFMRPGGQTGWVRLTSPATPYFEAQVFARSPDDRLYAGTRYFGVMRSSDGGQTWSPMTNGLSGSEDIRAIAFDPDGTMFMGSFGNGVYRLGRNGAWQPVTGGMENARRVTSLAFDASGNAYAGTYGSGIWVHDAGVTNTESPDVPVASVTLDVYPNPSSGVARARVELAHPGDVLVEVFDVMGRQVAMQREYLATGSHPGLGLPVDGLAAGLYAVRITTAEHSATRTLVLAD
- a CDS encoding J domain-containing protein, translated to MPALKDYYKILGVGETASADEIKKAFRSLARKYHPDRNQSDSSSEERFKEVQEAYETLSDSAKRAQYDRARKHPFGSAFGDAFTTGNGGRFYRSPDGTYVRMEREGPGSGSGEQDPLGGFGDLFGRFFGGDGAAGARRVEPETEVVLTFDESLEGGKVELTLPDGSKVRVPFPKGVADGYKVRLKRKVAGQQRELYVRFKVRPDGNFRRDGNDLHTKVEVTVFEAMLGGSRALSTPYGRKLKLNIPKGTQPGERLRLREQGVETESATGDLFVEIVVKIPSGLTRFEEEELRKAAEKANLI